Proteins from a single region of Streptomyces sp. HUAS 15-9:
- a CDS encoding sodium:proton antiporter, which translates to MRVLPYLVAVWIFLTGCYGLATSRNLIHAVGCLAVCQSATYVLLLSVGYRDGGTAPVFSDIAPGSRPVVDPVVQALALTDVVVGATVTALLLALVLQISKRHGTVDPDELSELHG; encoded by the coding sequence CTGCGCGTCCTTCCGTACCTGGTCGCCGTCTGGATCTTCCTGACCGGCTGCTATGGCCTTGCGACCAGCCGCAATCTGATCCACGCCGTCGGCTGTCTGGCCGTGTGCCAGTCCGCCACGTATGTGCTGCTGCTGTCCGTGGGGTACCGCGACGGCGGCACCGCACCGGTCTTCTCCGACATCGCGCCCGGATCACGACCGGTGGTCGACCCGGTCGTACAGGCTCTCGCCCTCACCGATGTCGTCGTCGGTGCCACGGTCACCGCGCTGCTGCTCGCCCTCGTCCTGCAGATCTCCAAGCGGCACGGCACCGTCGACCCCGATGAGCTCTCGGAGCTGCACGGCTGA
- a CDS encoding complex I subunit 5 family protein: MHHLLPLLVALPLLAAALLIAAGRRLPRVAAETVGCAVSGGTAGLALVLLVNSSPPLVEWAGGWVPVDGESVGIVLVGDGAGLGMAALASVLTLAALVYSWHYFDEPPRRHAGSFPALMLVFQAGMCGFAIAGDLFNAFVFFELMSVVAYALTGYRVDEARAVQGALTFGVVNSLGAYAILLGIALLYARTGELAMTKIGRGLDAAAAPGGPDALVLASFVLVLTGLLVKGAAVPFHFWLPDAHAVAPTPVCMLMSGVMVELGVYGVWRVYGTVFAGPGGIPPADLERTLVVLGVLTAAVGAVMCWYQRHIKRLLAYSTVAHTGLFLIAIGVLTPEADDGAALYLLGHAGVKAALFACTGILLDRYGSVDEHELHGRARRLRTVGVLFAVGALGLAGLPPFGTALGKAVTEEAVGGPLTVLFVVASAVTGGAVLRVGARVFLGLGPKPSTDSAYETTGSGERPETRRRLSRVPDTMTVVPALLLAASLAVGVAPGFGEAVAHAVNEAGSGGAVAPVHWTVTGVLFGLVSSALAVALAAVAVTRPALLAPDGARWLRRLASGHIGDYVAWVLVGATLIGALALPGVLGA; this comes from the coding sequence ATGCATCATCTGCTCCCACTGCTCGTCGCCCTTCCGCTGCTCGCCGCCGCCCTGCTCATCGCCGCCGGCCGCCGCCTGCCCCGCGTCGCCGCGGAGACCGTCGGCTGTGCGGTCTCCGGCGGCACGGCCGGCCTCGCGCTGGTGCTTCTGGTCAACTCCTCGCCTCCGCTGGTCGAATGGGCCGGCGGCTGGGTGCCCGTGGACGGCGAGAGCGTCGGGATCGTGCTCGTCGGGGACGGGGCGGGGCTCGGCATGGCCGCGCTCGCCTCCGTGCTGACGCTGGCGGCCCTGGTGTACTCCTGGCACTACTTCGACGAGCCGCCGCGCCGCCACGCGGGCTCGTTCCCCGCCCTGATGCTGGTCTTCCAGGCCGGCATGTGCGGGTTCGCGATCGCGGGGGACCTCTTCAACGCGTTCGTGTTCTTCGAGCTGATGAGCGTCGTCGCCTACGCACTGACCGGCTACCGGGTCGACGAGGCGAGGGCTGTGCAGGGCGCGCTGACCTTCGGTGTGGTCAACTCGCTCGGCGCGTACGCGATTCTGCTGGGCATCGCCCTGCTGTACGCCCGTACCGGCGAGCTCGCCATGACGAAGATCGGGCGCGGTCTCGATGCCGCGGCCGCGCCCGGCGGGCCCGACGCCCTGGTTCTCGCGAGCTTCGTCCTCGTCCTGACCGGACTGCTGGTCAAGGGCGCCGCCGTTCCCTTCCACTTCTGGCTGCCGGACGCGCACGCCGTCGCGCCCACGCCGGTGTGCATGCTGATGTCCGGCGTCATGGTCGAGCTCGGCGTGTACGGCGTCTGGCGGGTGTACGGCACCGTCTTCGCCGGACCCGGCGGCATCCCGCCCGCCGACCTGGAGCGGACCCTGGTCGTACTCGGTGTGCTGACCGCCGCCGTGGGCGCCGTGATGTGCTGGTACCAGCGCCACATCAAACGGCTGCTGGCCTACTCGACGGTCGCGCACACGGGCCTGTTCCTCATCGCCATCGGCGTCCTCACCCCCGAGGCCGACGACGGGGCCGCGCTGTACCTCCTCGGGCACGCCGGAGTGAAGGCCGCGCTGTTCGCCTGTACGGGCATCCTCCTCGACCGCTACGGCAGCGTCGACGAGCACGAACTGCACGGCAGGGCCCGCCGACTGCGCACGGTCGGCGTGCTGTTCGCCGTCGGCGCTCTCGGACTCGCAGGGCTGCCGCCGTTCGGCACCGCCCTGGGCAAGGCCGTCACCGAGGAGGCCGTGGGCGGTCCGCTCACCGTGCTGTTCGTCGTCGCGTCCGCGGTGACCGGGGGAGCGGTGCTCCGGGTCGGTGCCCGGGTGTTCCTGGGCCTGGGGCCGAAACCCAGCACGGACTCGGCGTACGAGACCACCGGTTCCGGTGAACGGCCCGAGACCCGGCGCCGGCTGTCCCGCGTCCCCGACACCATGACCGTGGTACCGGCGCTGCTGCTCGCCGCGTCGCTGGCCGTCGGAGTGGCCCCCGGCTTCGGGGAGGCCGTGGCGCACGCCGTGAACGAGGCCGGGTCCGGGGGAGCCGTCGCCCCCGTGCACTGGACCGTGACGGGGGTCCTGTTCGGGCTGGTCTCGTCCGCGCTCGCGGTGGCGCTCGCGGCCGTGGCCGTCACCCGCCCCGCGCTGCTCGCCCCCGACGGGGCACGATGGCTGCGGCGCCTGGCGTCGGGGCACATCGGCGACTATGTGGCCTGGGTGCTGGTGGGCGCCACACTGATCGGCGCCCTGGCCCTGCCCGGTGTGCTGGGCGCCTGA
- a CDS encoding PHP domain-containing protein, whose product MDPVEALDRIAFLLERSQAPTYRVRAFRTAAGVLAALPEGEVAERAATGTLESLKGIGPKTAQVVREALAGQVPEYLRALEEEAGGPLVRGGERLREQVRGDCHLHSDWSDGGSPIGEMGRTAERLGHEWAALTDHSPRLTVARGLSPERLREQLEVVAGLNATWAPFRLLTGIECDILEDGSLDQEPELLQRLDVVVVSVHSKLRMDARSMTRRMLAAVRNPLSDILGHCTGRLVTRRGRPESEFDADAVFAACAESGTAVEINSRPERLDPPLRLLRRAVDAGVLFSIDTDAHAPGQLDWQIHGCARAEECGVPAERVVTTWSAPELLAWTREGRVPARVQ is encoded by the coding sequence ATGGATCCCGTCGAGGCTCTGGACCGGATCGCCTTCCTGCTGGAGCGGTCCCAGGCACCGACGTACCGGGTACGTGCCTTCCGCACCGCCGCCGGGGTGCTCGCGGCACTGCCCGAGGGCGAGGTGGCCGAGCGCGCCGCCACCGGGACGCTGGAGTCGCTCAAGGGCATCGGCCCGAAGACCGCGCAGGTGGTGCGCGAGGCCCTGGCCGGGCAGGTGCCCGAGTATCTGCGCGCACTGGAGGAGGAGGCCGGGGGCCCGCTCGTCCGGGGCGGGGAGCGGCTGCGGGAGCAGGTGCGCGGGGACTGTCATCTGCACTCCGACTGGTCCGACGGGGGCAGCCCGATCGGGGAGATGGGGCGCACCGCGGAGCGCCTGGGTCACGAGTGGGCGGCGCTGACCGACCACTCCCCGCGACTGACCGTCGCCCGCGGGCTGTCGCCCGAGCGGCTGCGCGAGCAGCTGGAGGTGGTGGCGGGGCTGAACGCCACCTGGGCGCCGTTCCGGCTGCTCACCGGCATCGAGTGCGACATCCTGGAGGACGGCTCGCTGGACCAGGAGCCGGAGCTGCTTCAGCGGCTCGACGTGGTCGTGGTGTCCGTGCACTCCAAGCTGCGGATGGACGCCCGCTCGATGACCCGCCGCATGCTGGCCGCCGTACGCAACCCGCTCTCGGACATCCTGGGGCACTGCACGGGGCGGCTGGTCACGAGGCGGGGGCGGCCGGAGTCGGAGTTCGACGCGGACGCGGTGTTCGCCGCGTGCGCCGAGTCGGGCACGGCCGTGGAGATCAACAGCCGTCCGGAGCGGCTCGACCCTCCGCTGCGGCTGCTGCGGCGGGCCGTCGACGCGGGTGTCCTGTTCTCGATCGACACCGACGCGCACGCGCCGGGCCAGTTGGACTGGCAGATCCACGGCTGTGCCCGGGCCGAGGAGTGCGGGGTGCCCGCCGAGCGGGTGGTGACCACGTGGTCCGCCCCGGAGCTGCTGGCCTGGACCCGGGAGGGCCGGGTGCCTGCGCGGGTGCAGTGA
- a CDS encoding MnhB domain-containing protein translates to MSRRARLWVLGFGGVGPAVLLVAACLDLPPFGGRSHPYGDRAVRASLARHIANTIASVNFDQRAYDTLGEMSILFAAVLGCVVLLRQTRDEHRARPEPAQVPPPVRRYALIVLPVALVTGLYVVAHGQLSPGGGFQGGVVAATALHLLYLGADYRALERVRPVGVFEVGDSLAASAYLVLGLAGLLAGTAFLANTFLPYGTFNTLSSGGTVPLLNAAIGMEVACAVVVLLARFLDQAVEIEEENGR, encoded by the coding sequence ATGAGCCGGCGCGCCCGGCTGTGGGTTCTCGGCTTCGGCGGCGTGGGCCCGGCCGTCCTGCTCGTGGCCGCCTGCCTGGACCTCCCGCCCTTCGGCGGCCGTTCGCATCCGTACGGCGATCGCGCCGTCCGCGCCTCCCTGGCCCGGCACATCGCCAACACCATCGCCTCGGTCAACTTCGACCAGCGCGCCTACGACACGCTCGGCGAGATGAGCATCCTGTTCGCCGCCGTGCTCGGCTGCGTGGTCCTGCTGCGGCAGACCCGCGACGAACACCGGGCCCGGCCCGAACCCGCTCAGGTCCCCCCACCGGTGCGCCGATACGCCCTGATCGTGCTGCCCGTCGCCCTGGTCACCGGCCTCTACGTCGTCGCCCACGGCCAGCTCAGCCCGGGCGGCGGCTTCCAGGGCGGGGTCGTCGCCGCGACCGCCCTGCACCTGCTGTACCTGGGTGCCGACTACCGCGCCCTGGAACGCGTCCGCCCCGTCGGCGTCTTCGAGGTGGGCGACTCGCTCGCCGCCTCCGCCTACCTCGTGCTGGGCCTCGCGGGCCTGCTCGCCGGGACCGCGTTCCTCGCCAACACGTTCCTGCCGTACGGCACGTTCAACACGCTGTCCTCCGGCGGCACCGTCCCCCTGCTGAACGCGGCCATCGGCATGGAGGTCGCCTGCGCCGTCGTCGTCCTGCTCGCCCGGTTCCTGGACCAGGCGGTCGAGATCGAGGAGGAGAACGGGAGATGA
- a CDS encoding alpha/beta fold hydrolase yields MPYFDSPADGTRLHYVDYGPADGPVAVFVNSAYLGTEMWERQMLPLAREGHRCVGLDRRGHGRSDDVWDGYDLDTLADDLHALLDHLDLRAVTLIGHSLGSAEIVRCLTRHGAGRVARVALVSGIAPGVVRSAGNPDGWDPEAMRTGTETFLRDRAAFFDDPDAVRDFFALGRPGVELSPAYVRHLKDRCMVATARAASAVQETIATVDVAPELAELDLPVLVLHGSLDVSAPLELTGRRSAALAPDATLKVYENAGHGLFATHAGRLTADLLEFMAAEETARTVKTA; encoded by the coding sequence ATGCCGTACTTCGACAGCCCCGCCGACGGCACGCGCCTGCACTACGTCGACTACGGCCCGGCCGACGGCCCGGTCGCCGTCTTCGTCAACAGCGCCTACCTCGGGACCGAGATGTGGGAGCGGCAGATGCTGCCGCTGGCGCGGGAGGGCCACCGCTGCGTCGGTCTGGACCGGCGCGGGCACGGGCGGTCCGACGACGTGTGGGACGGCTACGACCTCGACACCCTCGCCGACGACCTGCACGCCCTCCTGGACCATCTGGATCTGCGCGCTGTGACCCTGATCGGCCACTCGCTGGGCAGTGCGGAGATCGTGCGCTGTCTGACCCGGCACGGCGCCGGACGGGTGGCCCGCGTCGCCCTCGTCTCCGGCATCGCACCCGGCGTCGTGCGCTCGGCCGGCAACCCGGACGGCTGGGACCCGGAGGCCATGCGCACGGGGACCGAGACCTTCCTGCGGGACCGGGCGGCCTTCTTCGACGACCCCGACGCGGTACGGGACTTCTTCGCGCTCGGCCGGCCCGGCGTCGAACTGTCACCCGCCTACGTCCGCCATCTCAAGGACCGCTGCATGGTCGCCACGGCCCGGGCGGCGAGCGCCGTCCAGGAGACCATCGCCACCGTGGACGTCGCCCCCGAACTGGCCGAGCTCGACCTGCCGGTGCTGGTCCTGCACGGTTCGCTCGATGTCTCCGCGCCCCTCGAACTGACCGGCCGGCGCAGCGCGGCACTCGCGCCGGACGCCACGCTCAAGGTCTACGAGAACGCGGGCCACGGACTGTTCGCCACGCACGCCGGCCGACTCACCGCGGATCTGCTGGAGTTCATGGCCGCGGAGGAGACGGCCCGAACGGTGAAGACGGCCTAG
- a CDS encoding ROK family transcriptional regulator has translation MAGRNGRTVRDLRRGNRTAVLQRLYFDGPLSRFELGPATGLSSGSVSNVVADLIADGLVEEAGSVDSDGGRPRTLLRVAPHSGHMIGVDVGETRVRVELFDLTLTELARVERPLEPQRYDVDVIVGHVRDGVTEVLAEAGTDPGRLLGVGVGVPGIVEHTADRGAVVHGQTIGWDAVPLEELLRSGSQLPDTVPYFIDNGAKTLGQAEMWFGAGRGARNAVVVLFGSGVGACLVTPEVENGRAVEWGHLTVRVRGRRCRCGALGCLEAYAGAESLLERWEEEGGRPPQGTDEETALTAMLAAAYPPEGTAEDPVALAVLEETAEYLGAGLSDLINLFQPERILIGGWAGLQLGARFLPAVRRHATTYALRHPAEKVTIDLGRLGPDAVTVGAAILPLADFFARGGHRAQPTTEDRHPAWRTALQERTPH, from the coding sequence ATGGCGGGGCGGAACGGGCGCACGGTACGCGACCTCAGGCGGGGCAACCGCACGGCCGTGCTGCAACGGCTGTACTTCGACGGGCCGCTCAGCCGTTTCGAACTCGGCCCGGCGACCGGTCTGAGCTCCGGCTCGGTGAGCAACGTCGTCGCGGATCTGATCGCCGACGGGCTGGTCGAGGAGGCCGGCAGCGTCGACTCCGACGGCGGCCGCCCCCGCACCCTGCTGAGGGTCGCTCCGCACAGCGGGCACATGATCGGCGTGGACGTCGGCGAGACCCGGGTCCGGGTGGAGCTGTTCGACCTCACCCTCACCGAACTCGCCCGCGTCGAACGGCCGTTGGAGCCGCAGCGGTACGACGTCGACGTCATCGTCGGCCATGTCCGCGACGGCGTCACCGAGGTCCTCGCCGAGGCCGGGACCGATCCCGGACGGCTGCTCGGCGTCGGCGTCGGCGTCCCCGGCATCGTCGAGCACACCGCGGACCGGGGTGCCGTCGTGCACGGGCAGACGATCGGCTGGGACGCCGTACCGCTGGAGGAACTGCTCCGCTCCGGCTCCCAACTCCCCGACACGGTTCCGTACTTCATCGACAACGGGGCCAAGACCCTCGGCCAGGCGGAGATGTGGTTCGGCGCGGGCCGCGGCGCCCGTAACGCGGTCGTGGTGCTCTTCGGCTCCGGCGTCGGCGCCTGCCTCGTCACCCCAGAGGTGGAGAACGGGCGGGCCGTCGAATGGGGGCATCTGACGGTACGGGTCCGGGGGCGGCGCTGCCGCTGCGGCGCGCTCGGCTGCCTGGAGGCCTACGCGGGTGCCGAGTCCCTGCTCGAACGGTGGGAGGAGGAGGGCGGGCGCCCGCCGCAGGGCACCGACGAGGAGACCGCGCTCACCGCGATGCTGGCCGCCGCGTATCCGCCCGAGGGCACGGCCGAGGACCCGGTGGCGCTGGCCGTTCTCGAGGAGACCGCCGAGTATCTCGGGGCCGGCCTCTCCGACCTGATCAACCTCTTCCAGCCCGAGCGGATCCTGATCGGCGGCTGGGCCGGACTCCAGCTCGGCGCCCGCTTCCTGCCCGCGGTACGCCGCCACGCGACCACGTATGCGCTGCGTCACCCGGCCGAGAAGGTGACCATCGACCTGGGCCGCCTCGGCCCCGACGCGGTCACTGTCGGCGCGGCGATCCTGCCCCTGGCCGACTTCTTCGCCCGCGGCGGCCACCGCGCCCAGCCGACGACCGAGGACCGCCACCCGGCCTGGAGAACGGCACTCCAGGAACGGACACCGCACTGA
- a CDS encoding VanZ family protein produces the protein MARTAPSPRKAKRTAKGVRRALPTPLRLLAMVCAFVFMVAFAVVLARLTLQPSPASVPLTHSNLHPGRSLRAYLDQPGLRDAVRQIGGNLLLGVPFGVLVPVLAPRARGILQVLLLTVIVMLLVELAQGALVTGRAFDIDDVILNTAGALGGYLLLGRRLGRWVHTRERKQ, from the coding sequence ATGGCCCGCACCGCCCCGAGCCCGCGCAAGGCGAAGCGGACGGCCAAAGGCGTTCGTCGCGCGTTGCCCACCCCGTTACGGCTGCTCGCGATGGTGTGCGCGTTCGTCTTCATGGTGGCGTTCGCCGTCGTCCTGGCCCGGCTCACCCTGCAGCCGTCCCCGGCATCGGTCCCGCTCACGCACAGCAATCTGCATCCGGGCCGCTCACTCAGGGCGTATCTGGACCAGCCGGGGCTGCGCGACGCCGTCAGGCAGATCGGCGGGAACCTGCTGCTGGGCGTCCCGTTCGGGGTGCTGGTGCCGGTGCTGGCGCCGCGGGCGCGCGGCATCCTGCAGGTTCTGCTGCTCACCGTGATCGTGATGCTGCTGGTGGAGCTGGCGCAGGGGGCGCTGGTGACCGGTCGCGCCTTCGACATCGATGACGTCATCCTCAACACCGCGGGTGCGCTGGGCGGTTACCTGCTTCTGGGACGGCGACTGGGGCGATGGGTGCATACGCGGGAGCGGAAACAGTGA
- a CDS encoding ricin-type beta-trefoil lectin domain protein, with protein sequence MASPRPLRRHLFAALSAALVASATIGSAQADTSGTSHASSAAAVTFSDSFDGPAGAAPDSSKWQTETGDNVNNHERQYYTAGNRNAALDGQGHLVITARRENPAGYRCWYGSCQYTSARLNTAGKFTAQYGHVEARMKIPRGQGMWPAFWMLGTPVNWPDSGEIDVMENVGHEPSTVHGTIHGPGYSGSGGIGAAYSLPGGQSFADAFHTFAVDWAPDSITWSVDGNVYQRRTPADLGGRIWVFNKPFFLILNLAVGGYWPGDPDGSTVFPQQLVVDSVSVTTGDSASAVAIRGLAGKCVDVAGANPANGTPVQLYDCNGTGAQKWTVGSDGTLRALGKCLDVTGNGTADGSTVQLWDCTGGPNQKWAVSAGHDIVNPQANKCLDVTGNNPANSTRLQIWTCTGGANQKWTVG encoded by the coding sequence ATGGCCTCCCCACGCCCGCTCCGCAGACATCTGTTCGCCGCCCTGTCCGCCGCCCTGGTCGCGTCCGCCACGATCGGCTCGGCGCAGGCGGACACCTCCGGCACCTCCCACGCCTCCTCCGCCGCCGCCGTGACCTTCTCGGACTCCTTCGACGGGCCGGCCGGCGCGGCGCCCGACTCCTCGAAGTGGCAGACCGAGACCGGCGACAACGTCAACAACCACGAGCGGCAGTACTACACGGCGGGCAACAGGAACGCGGCCCTGGACGGCCAGGGCCATCTGGTGATCACCGCCCGGCGCGAGAACCCGGCCGGCTACCGGTGCTGGTACGGCAGCTGCCAGTACACCTCGGCCCGGCTGAACACCGCAGGGAAGTTCACCGCCCAGTACGGGCATGTCGAGGCCCGGATGAAGATCCCGCGGGGACAGGGCATGTGGCCCGCGTTCTGGATGCTCGGCACACCGGTCAACTGGCCCGACTCGGGCGAGATCGACGTCATGGAGAACGTCGGCCACGAGCCCTCGACCGTCCACGGCACCATCCACGGCCCCGGCTACTCCGGCTCGGGCGGCATCGGTGCCGCCTACTCGCTGCCCGGCGGCCAGTCCTTCGCGGACGCCTTCCACACCTTCGCCGTCGACTGGGCGCCCGACTCGATCACCTGGTCGGTGGACGGGAACGTCTACCAGCGGCGCACACCGGCCGACCTGGGCGGGCGGATCTGGGTGTTCAACAAGCCGTTCTTCCTGATCCTGAACCTGGCCGTGGGCGGCTACTGGCCCGGCGACCCGGACGGCTCCACCGTCTTCCCGCAGCAGTTGGTGGTTGACTCGGTCTCGGTGACGACGGGCGACTCCGCCTCCGCGGTCGCGATCAGGGGGCTGGCCGGCAAGTGCGTGGACGTGGCCGGGGCGAACCCCGCCAACGGCACCCCCGTACAGCTCTACGACTGCAACGGAACCGGCGCGCAGAAGTGGACGGTCGGCTCGGACGGCACCCTCCGTGCGCTCGGCAAGTGCCTGGACGTCACCGGCAACGGGACCGCGGACGGCTCGACGGTCCAGCTGTGGGACTGCACCGGTGGACCGAACCAGAAGTGGGCCGTCTCCGCGGGGCACGACATCGTGAACCCCCAGGCGAACAAGTGCCTGGACGTCACCGGCAACAATCCGGCCAACAGCACCCGGCTGCAGATCTGGACCTGCACGGGCGGCGCCAACCAGAAGTGGACGGTCGGCTGA
- a CDS encoding SDR family NAD(P)-dependent oxidoreductase, which translates to MSTTAQHKIGSGFGAESTAEDVLRGIDLSGRIAIVTGGYSGLGLETTRALTGAGAHVVVPARRPDTAREALTGIDGVELDELDLGDLDSVRDFAERFLASGRQIDFMIDNAGIMACPETRVGPGWEAQFATNHLGHFALVNRLWPAIAPGGARVVSVSSRGHHFSGIRWDDIHWRRGYDKWEAYGQAKTANALFAVHLDTLGRDFGVRAFSLHPGGIITPLQRHLPRAEMVERGWIDEQGNPLNPEGFKTPQQGAATQVWAATSPQLDGMGGVYLEDCDIAEPAPADGERTGVMDWATDPEQAARLWALSAELTGVNAFAG; encoded by the coding sequence ATGAGCACTACTGCACAGCACAAGATCGGTTCGGGGTTCGGCGCCGAGAGCACCGCCGAGGACGTCCTGCGGGGCATCGACCTGTCCGGACGCATCGCGATCGTCACCGGCGGCTACTCGGGCCTCGGTCTGGAGACCACCCGCGCGCTCACCGGTGCGGGCGCCCATGTCGTCGTACCGGCGCGCCGCCCGGACACGGCACGCGAGGCACTCACCGGGATCGACGGTGTCGAGCTGGACGAGCTCGACCTCGGTGACCTGGACAGCGTGCGCGACTTCGCAGAGCGCTTTCTGGCCTCCGGCCGCCAGATCGACTTCATGATCGACAACGCCGGGATCATGGCCTGTCCGGAGACCCGGGTCGGGCCCGGCTGGGAGGCGCAGTTCGCCACCAACCACCTCGGGCACTTCGCCCTGGTCAACCGGCTGTGGCCGGCGATCGCACCCGGCGGCGCCCGGGTCGTGTCCGTCTCCTCCCGCGGCCACCACTTCTCCGGCATCCGCTGGGACGACATCCACTGGCGGCGGGGCTACGACAAGTGGGAGGCGTACGGGCAGGCGAAGACCGCGAACGCCCTGTTCGCCGTGCACCTCGACACACTCGGCCGGGACTTCGGCGTACGGGCCTTCTCGCTGCACCCGGGCGGCATCATCACCCCGCTGCAGCGGCATCTGCCCCGTGCGGAGATGGTCGAGCGCGGCTGGATCGACGAGCAGGGCAACCCACTGAACCCCGAGGGCTTCAAGACCCCGCAGCAGGGTGCGGCCACCCAGGTGTGGGCGGCCACCTCGCCCCAGCTGGACGGCATGGGCGGGGTGTACCTGGAGGACTGCGACATCGCCGAGCCCGCCCCCGCGGACGGGGAGCGGACCGGTGTGATGGACTGGGCGACGGATCCGGAGCAGGCGGCCCGCCTGTGGGCGCTGTCGGCGGAGTTGACGGGGGTGAACGCCTTCGCCGGCTAG
- a CDS encoding MrpF/PhaF family protein, translated as MNGWILAGTVVLAGGAGAAVWGVSTGPLRRRVVAQNLSTSVVCPSLLLLSQGYGRPAYVDLALLLALLGPVGTLVFARLLAAELERDPASAWGPTFAAAGLGTLTVLVLCVAVGPGRAMVKLLVVGALLVGGNLVASRALSGGFRGVRRG; from the coding sequence GTGAACGGCTGGATCCTCGCGGGGACGGTGGTGCTGGCCGGCGGAGCAGGCGCGGCCGTATGGGGTGTGTCGACCGGTCCGCTGCGGCGCCGGGTCGTGGCCCAGAACCTGTCCACGTCGGTGGTCTGCCCGAGCCTGCTGCTCCTGTCCCAGGGCTACGGCCGCCCGGCGTACGTCGACCTGGCTCTCCTGCTCGCGCTCCTCGGCCCGGTCGGCACGCTCGTCTTCGCGCGGCTGCTCGCCGCTGAGCTGGAGCGCGATCCTGCCAGTGCCTGGGGGCCGACCTTCGCCGCCGCGGGGCTCGGCACGCTGACCGTCCTCGTGCTGTGCGTGGCCGTCGGACCCGGCCGGGCGATGGTGAAGCTCCTGGTCGTCGGTGCGCTGCTGGTCGGCGGCAACCTCGTCGCCTCACGGGCGTTGTCCGGCGGGTTCCGGGGGGTCCGCCGTGGCTGA
- a CDS encoding DUF4230 domain-containing protein — MTTSIKALPTRMPLWAKLVTALVLVLAVLFAGIRLAVLPGLGDLFGTETHDRSGPALLKSIQDISRYDAASGTFQVVVDLEKDARYLPSAIRGTRTLYVGAGTVDAYVDLGKLGEKDVSVDGDRTSATLRLPHARLGRPALDADHSYTVSKQRGLIDRLGDLFSDNPDSEHAVQRLAVRHIGEAATGSGLTARAETNTTGMLQGLLGSLGFKEVHVSYGS; from the coding sequence ATGACGACGTCCATCAAGGCCCTGCCGACACGCATGCCCCTGTGGGCAAAGCTGGTGACCGCGCTCGTCCTGGTGCTCGCGGTGCTGTTCGCGGGAATCAGGCTGGCCGTGCTCCCCGGCCTGGGGGACCTCTTCGGCACCGAGACGCACGACCGGTCCGGCCCCGCGCTCCTCAAGTCCATCCAGGACATCAGCCGTTACGACGCCGCCTCCGGCACCTTCCAGGTCGTCGTGGACCTGGAGAAGGACGCCAGGTACCTGCCGTCCGCGATCCGCGGCACCCGCACCCTGTATGTCGGGGCGGGCACCGTGGACGCGTACGTCGACCTCGGCAAGCTCGGTGAGAAGGACGTGTCGGTCGACGGCGACCGCACCTCCGCCACCCTCCGGCTGCCGCACGCGCGGCTCGGCAGGCCGGCTCTCGACGCCGACCACTCCTACACCGTGTCCAAGCAGCGCGGCCTGATCGACCGGCTCGGCGACCTCTTCTCGGACAACCCCGACAGCGAGCACGCCGTGCAGCGGCTCGCCGTACGCCACATCGGCGAGGCGGCCACGGGCAGCGGGCTGACCGCACGGGCCGAGACGAACACCACCGGCATGCTCCAGGGCCTGCTGGGTTCCCTGGGCTTCAAGGAGGTGCATGTGTCGTACGGGTCCTGA
- a CDS encoding Na(+)/H(+) antiporter subunit B has product MADAVIVVALLLVAVAATAAVVTRDPVRQALVLSVLGVVLAVLFTVLQAPDVGLSQLAVGAALTPLLIMLSVRKVKRHARSKDGER; this is encoded by the coding sequence GTGGCTGACGCGGTCATCGTCGTCGCTCTGCTGCTGGTGGCCGTCGCGGCCACCGCGGCCGTGGTCACCCGCGATCCGGTCCGCCAGGCCCTGGTCCTGTCCGTCCTCGGGGTCGTGCTCGCCGTCCTGTTCACCGTCCTTCAGGCCCCCGACGTCGGTCTGTCGCAACTGGCCGTCGGAGCCGCTCTCACCCCGCTGCTGATCATGCTTTCGGTGCGCAAGGTGAAACGGCACGCACGGTCGAAGGACGGCGAACGATGA